The Oryzias latipes chromosome 4, ASM223467v1 genome includes a window with the following:
- the LOC101165719 gene encoding phospholipid-transporting ATPase IC isoform X4 yields MVKDDSQSGFTWEARANGRGFHTARQKKSFLCFQWGRYAGNAVHSHKYSPLTFLPLTLFEQFHRAANLYFLLMVVLQCVPAISSIPWYITMIPLLVVLSVRAFKDLANDMARRRCDAAVNSRCCDVLISQSFRSAQWKDLCVGDILRISKDQVIPADLLLLCSSEPHSLCYVETADIDGETNLKYRQALSSTHIHLTCCPSEGALAAFDGVVQCEEPNDRLYVFRGHLLWRGECYHLENEHILLRGTVLRNTGFAYGLVVYSGTDCKIMRNCGKLKVKTARTEQVLNKMVIGIVLCLLLVALLLAVGNSVFSGGVMRQEGPLSAMVFNGNPAYSGFLVYWSYIILLSPAMPIALYITFEVIHTIHSRFIGWDLQLYWQPGDRPAEARNTSLNEELGQVGYLLSDKTGTLTQNRLLFRQCCIAGEIYGNGSVRAEEVEPMDLSWNPFSRGGLHMSAQSLVEKLRGHQCPASRQFFRALALCHTVMAEWKDETPVYQAASPDEEALVGAARELGWVFLRRTRDCVVVSELGVSHQYQLLALLDFTSRRRRMSVLVREPGGALNLYCKGADMVILERLQKNSPYLERTETALQVFAEACLRTLCVAVRSVPEASWEKWRKTLALCAVMATAERDTQLEKLYDEMEQDLQLLGVTAIEDRLQEGVPETICLLRKARIKVWVLTGDKKETAVNIGYSCKLLDPDARLLEWQDLRQILQSADPQVSFMKARQMELWATSKENAPAKVSLVFTGPELAEFEQKPEWGATFMNLAQQCQSVLCCRVTPAQKAEIVKLVRKHTDAITMSIGDGANDVNMIKTAHIGVGVAGVEGGQAVQNADFALSQFRFLQKLLLVHGRWSYRRISFFLRYFLFKTCSFALVHIWFGFFNGFSSQSLYETWFIALYTVCYTAAPVMCVAIFEQDVSAETSLELPELYRSGQQQELSGPLQLCLSLLHAVYTSLVLFFVSFGVFYNTAYDYQTMAITVAMAATFTASAEDHPQQFPLPEVAQRLLLSRCV; encoded by the exons ATGGTTAAGGACGATTCTCAATCAG GTTTCACATGGGAGGCGAGAGCAAACGGCCGGGGCTTCCACACAGCCAGACAGAAGAAATCCTTCCTCTGCTTCCAATGGGGGCGATATGCA GGCAACGCGGTGCACAGTCATAAATACTCCCCCCTGACCTTCCTGCCCCTGACGCTGTTCGAGCAGTTCCACAGAGCTGCCAATCTCTATTTCCTCCTCATGGTGGTGCTGCAG TGTGTCCCGGCCATCTCATCCATACCGTGGTACATCACCATGATCCCGTTGCTCGTCGTCCTCTCTGTCAGGGCCTTCAAAGACCTCGCCAACGACATG GCCAGAAGACGCTGTGATGCTGCGGTGAACTCTCGGTGCTGTGATGTCCTCATCTCCCAAAG tTTCAGATCAGCTCAGTGGAAAGACTTGTGTGTTGGAGACATTCTGCGGATCAGCAAAGACCAAGTCATCCCC GCAGACCTTCTGcttctctgcagctctgagcCTCACAGCTTATGTTACGTGGAGACGGCCGACATTGACGG AGAGACCAACCTGAAGTACCGACAGGCCCTCTCCTCCACACACATCCATCTGACCTGCTGCCCATCAGAGGGCGCTCTTGCTGCTTTTGATG GTGTTGTGCAGTGCGAAGAACCCAACGACCGCCTGTACGTTTTCCGAGGTCATCTGCTGTGGCGGGGGGAGTGTTATCACCTGGAGAACGAGCACATCCTCCTTAGGGGAACCGTTCTGCGTAACACAGGCTTTGCTTACGGCCTGGTCGTGTACTCGG GCACAGACTGTAAGATAATGAGGAACTGCGGGAAACTGAAAGTAAAGACGGCACGAACCGAGCAAGTTCTCAACAAAATGGTCATCGGG ATAGTCCTGTGTCTGCTCCTGGTGGCTCTACTCCTCGCCGTTGGCAACAGCGTGTTTTCAGGCGGGGTCATGCGGCAGGAGGGGCCTCTGTCTGCGATGGTGTTTAACGGCAATCCAGCCTACTCAGGATTCCTGGTCTACTGGAGCTACATCATCCTCCTGAGTCCCGCCATGCCCATCGCGCTCTATATCAC GTTCGAGGTGATCCACACCATCCACAGCCGCTTCATCGGCTGGGACCTGCAGCTGTACTGGCAGCCGGGAGACAGACCGGCAGAGGCCAGGAACACCTCGCTGAACGAGGAGCTGGGCCAGGTGGGATACCTGCTGAGTGATAAAACGGGGACGCTTACACAGAACCGACTGCTCTTCAGACAGTGCTGCATTGCCGGCGAGATCTACG GCAACGGCTCAGTCAGGGCAGAAGAAGTGGAG CCCATGGATTTGAGCTGGAACCCGTTCTCGCGCGGAGGCCTGCACATGTCTGCCCAAAGCCTTGTGGAGAAGCTCCGAGGACACCAGTGTCCAGCCAGCAGGCAGTTCTTCAGGGCTCTGGCCTTGTGCCACACGGTCATGGCAGAGTGGAAGGACG AGACTCCTGTCTATCAGGCCGCCTCCCCAGATGAGGAGGCTCTGGTGGGTGCAGCCAGGGAACTGGGCTGGGTCTTCCTGCGCAGGACCAGGGACTGCGTGGTGGTCTCTGAGCTGGGCGTCTCTCATCAGTATCAGCTGCTGGCTTTGTTAGACTTTACCAGCAGAAGGAGACGCATGTCTGTGCTCG TGCGGGAACCGGGGGGGGCATTAAACCTTTACTGCAAGGGGGCAGACATGGTGATTCTGGAGCGCCTTCAGAAAAACTCCCCATATCtggaaagaactgaaacagCTCTGCAG GTGTTTGCTGAGGCCTGCCTGAGGACGCTGTGCGTCGCGGTTCGGTCCGTTCCTGAAGCATCATGGGAGAAGTGGAGGAAAACTCTGGCTTTGTGTGCTGTCATGGCAACTGCTGAGCGTGACACGCAGTTGGAGAAGCTGTACGATGAGATGGAGCAAGATCTGCAG ctcctgGGGGTAACAGCAATTGAAGACCGGCTTCAAGAGGGTGTTCCTGAAACCATCTGTCTTCTTCGGAAGGCCAGAATTAAAGTATGGGTGCTGACTGGGGACAAAAAAG AAACTGCCGTAAACATTGGATACTCGTGTAAACTGCTGGATCCGGATGCCAGGCTGTTGGAATGGCAGGACCTCAG ACAGATACTCCAGTCAGCAGATCCACAGGTCAGCTTCATGAAGGCCAGGCAGATGGAGCTGTGGGCCACCAGCAAAGAGAACGCTCCAGCGAAGGTTTCTCTGGTCTTCACCGGGCCTGAGCTG GCGGAGTTTGAGCAGAAACCAGAGTGGGGGGCCACTTTCATGAACCTGGCACAGCAGTGTCAGTCTGTTCTGTGCTGCCGGGTCACGCCTGCTCAGAAAGCTGAAATTGTAAAGTTGGTCCGGAAACACACAGACGCCATCACCATGTCCATCGGAGACGGCGCCAATGACGTCAACATGATTAAGA CGGCCCACATTGGAGTGGGAGTGGCAGGCGTTGAAGGAGGTCAGGCAGTGCAGAATGCCGACTTTGCCCTGTCTCAGTTCAGGTTTTTGCAGAAGTTGCTGCTGGTTCATGGCCGCTGGTCCTACCGTCGCATTTCCTTCTTCCTACGCTACTTCCTGTTCAAGACCTGTAGCTTTGCTCTCGTGCACATTTGGTTTGGCTTCTTCAACGGCTTCAGCTCGCAG TCTCTGTATGAGACCTGGTTCATCGCGCTCTACACAGTCTGCTACACGGCCGCACCTGTCATGTGCGTGGCTATTTTTGAACAG GATGTGAGTGCAGAGACCAGCCTCGAGCTGCCGGAGCTGTACAGGAGTGGACAGCAGCAGGAGCTTTCTGGacctctgcagctctgtctgtctTTGCTGCATGCCGTCTACACGTCGCTCGTCCTCTTCTTTGTCTCGTTTGGAGTTTTTTACAACACAGCCTACGACTACCAGACCATGGCCATCACTGTCGCCATGGCAGCCACTTTTACTGCCTCTGCTGAG GATCACCCACAGCAGTTTCCTCTTCCAGAGGTCGCCCAGCGACTATTACTTTCTAG GTGTGTCTGA
- the LOC101165719 gene encoding phospholipid-transporting ATPase IC isoform X2 — translation MVVLQCVPAISSIPWYITMIPLLVVLSVRAFKDLANDMARRRCDAAVNSRCCDVLISQSFRSAQWKDLCVGDILRISKDQVIPADLLLLCSSEPHSLCYVETADIDGETNLKYRQALSSTHIHLTCCPSEGALAAFDGVVQCEEPNDRLYVFRGHLLWRGECYHLENEHILLRGTVLRNTGFAYGLVVYSGTDCKIMRNCGKLKVKTARTEQVLNKMVIGIVLCLLLVALLLAVGNSVFSGGVMRQEGPLSAMVFNGNPAYSGFLVYWSYIILLSPAMPIALYITFEVIHTIHSRFIGWDLQLYWQPGDRPAEARNTSLNEELGQVGYLLSDKTGTLTQNRLLFRQCCIAGEIYGNGSVRAEEVEPMDLSWNPFSRGGLHMSAQSLVEKLRGHQCPASRQFFRALALCHTVMAEWKDETPVYQAASPDEEALVGAARELGWVFLRRTRDCVVVSELGVSHQYQLLALLDFTSRRRRMSVLVREPGGALNLYCKGADMVILERLQKNSPYLERTETALQVFAEACLRTLCVAVRSVPEASWEKWRKTLALCAVMATAERDTQLEKLYDEMEQDLQLLGVTAIEDRLQEGVPETICLLRKARIKVWVLTGDKKETAVNIGYSCKLLDPDARLLEWQDLRQILQSADPQVSFMKARQMELWATSKENAPAKVSLVFTGPELAEFEQKPEWGATFMNLAQQCQSVLCCRVTPAQKAEIVKLVRKHTDAITMSIGDGANDVNMIKTAHIGVGVAGVEGGQAVQNADFALSQFRFLQKLLLVHGRWSYRRISFFLRYFLFKTCSFALVHIWFGFFNGFSSQSLYETWFIALYTVCYTAAPVMCVAIFEQDVSAETSLELPELYRSGQQQELSGPLQLCLSLLHAVYTSLVLFFVSFGVFYNTAYDYQTMAITVAMAATFTASAEIVILTKYWTKLNVAAVCVSVVMFFICSRITHSSFLFQRSPSDYYFLGVSERAFADPVVWLTALLAAWTAVLPSFSAHAFRAVLNAPDKHKVHSTAPQTVEMSSKFTRRSPLRRSSYAVSQGEGPGRVINSAVSTRSAVMMMDEKSAATSKPAG, via the exons ATGGTGGTGCTGCAG TGTGTCCCGGCCATCTCATCCATACCGTGGTACATCACCATGATCCCGTTGCTCGTCGTCCTCTCTGTCAGGGCCTTCAAAGACCTCGCCAACGACATG GCCAGAAGACGCTGTGATGCTGCGGTGAACTCTCGGTGCTGTGATGTCCTCATCTCCCAAAG tTTCAGATCAGCTCAGTGGAAAGACTTGTGTGTTGGAGACATTCTGCGGATCAGCAAAGACCAAGTCATCCCC GCAGACCTTCTGcttctctgcagctctgagcCTCACAGCTTATGTTACGTGGAGACGGCCGACATTGACGG AGAGACCAACCTGAAGTACCGACAGGCCCTCTCCTCCACACACATCCATCTGACCTGCTGCCCATCAGAGGGCGCTCTTGCTGCTTTTGATG GTGTTGTGCAGTGCGAAGAACCCAACGACCGCCTGTACGTTTTCCGAGGTCATCTGCTGTGGCGGGGGGAGTGTTATCACCTGGAGAACGAGCACATCCTCCTTAGGGGAACCGTTCTGCGTAACACAGGCTTTGCTTACGGCCTGGTCGTGTACTCGG GCACAGACTGTAAGATAATGAGGAACTGCGGGAAACTGAAAGTAAAGACGGCACGAACCGAGCAAGTTCTCAACAAAATGGTCATCGGG ATAGTCCTGTGTCTGCTCCTGGTGGCTCTACTCCTCGCCGTTGGCAACAGCGTGTTTTCAGGCGGGGTCATGCGGCAGGAGGGGCCTCTGTCTGCGATGGTGTTTAACGGCAATCCAGCCTACTCAGGATTCCTGGTCTACTGGAGCTACATCATCCTCCTGAGTCCCGCCATGCCCATCGCGCTCTATATCAC GTTCGAGGTGATCCACACCATCCACAGCCGCTTCATCGGCTGGGACCTGCAGCTGTACTGGCAGCCGGGAGACAGACCGGCAGAGGCCAGGAACACCTCGCTGAACGAGGAGCTGGGCCAGGTGGGATACCTGCTGAGTGATAAAACGGGGACGCTTACACAGAACCGACTGCTCTTCAGACAGTGCTGCATTGCCGGCGAGATCTACG GCAACGGCTCAGTCAGGGCAGAAGAAGTGGAG CCCATGGATTTGAGCTGGAACCCGTTCTCGCGCGGAGGCCTGCACATGTCTGCCCAAAGCCTTGTGGAGAAGCTCCGAGGACACCAGTGTCCAGCCAGCAGGCAGTTCTTCAGGGCTCTGGCCTTGTGCCACACGGTCATGGCAGAGTGGAAGGACG AGACTCCTGTCTATCAGGCCGCCTCCCCAGATGAGGAGGCTCTGGTGGGTGCAGCCAGGGAACTGGGCTGGGTCTTCCTGCGCAGGACCAGGGACTGCGTGGTGGTCTCTGAGCTGGGCGTCTCTCATCAGTATCAGCTGCTGGCTTTGTTAGACTTTACCAGCAGAAGGAGACGCATGTCTGTGCTCG TGCGGGAACCGGGGGGGGCATTAAACCTTTACTGCAAGGGGGCAGACATGGTGATTCTGGAGCGCCTTCAGAAAAACTCCCCATATCtggaaagaactgaaacagCTCTGCAG GTGTTTGCTGAGGCCTGCCTGAGGACGCTGTGCGTCGCGGTTCGGTCCGTTCCTGAAGCATCATGGGAGAAGTGGAGGAAAACTCTGGCTTTGTGTGCTGTCATGGCAACTGCTGAGCGTGACACGCAGTTGGAGAAGCTGTACGATGAGATGGAGCAAGATCTGCAG ctcctgGGGGTAACAGCAATTGAAGACCGGCTTCAAGAGGGTGTTCCTGAAACCATCTGTCTTCTTCGGAAGGCCAGAATTAAAGTATGGGTGCTGACTGGGGACAAAAAAG AAACTGCCGTAAACATTGGATACTCGTGTAAACTGCTGGATCCGGATGCCAGGCTGTTGGAATGGCAGGACCTCAG ACAGATACTCCAGTCAGCAGATCCACAGGTCAGCTTCATGAAGGCCAGGCAGATGGAGCTGTGGGCCACCAGCAAAGAGAACGCTCCAGCGAAGGTTTCTCTGGTCTTCACCGGGCCTGAGCTG GCGGAGTTTGAGCAGAAACCAGAGTGGGGGGCCACTTTCATGAACCTGGCACAGCAGTGTCAGTCTGTTCTGTGCTGCCGGGTCACGCCTGCTCAGAAAGCTGAAATTGTAAAGTTGGTCCGGAAACACACAGACGCCATCACCATGTCCATCGGAGACGGCGCCAATGACGTCAACATGATTAAGA CGGCCCACATTGGAGTGGGAGTGGCAGGCGTTGAAGGAGGTCAGGCAGTGCAGAATGCCGACTTTGCCCTGTCTCAGTTCAGGTTTTTGCAGAAGTTGCTGCTGGTTCATGGCCGCTGGTCCTACCGTCGCATTTCCTTCTTCCTACGCTACTTCCTGTTCAAGACCTGTAGCTTTGCTCTCGTGCACATTTGGTTTGGCTTCTTCAACGGCTTCAGCTCGCAG TCTCTGTATGAGACCTGGTTCATCGCGCTCTACACAGTCTGCTACACGGCCGCACCTGTCATGTGCGTGGCTATTTTTGAACAG GATGTGAGTGCAGAGACCAGCCTCGAGCTGCCGGAGCTGTACAGGAGTGGACAGCAGCAGGAGCTTTCTGGacctctgcagctctgtctgtctTTGCTGCATGCCGTCTACACGTCGCTCGTCCTCTTCTTTGTCTCGTTTGGAGTTTTTTACAACACAGCCTACGACTACCAGACCATGGCCATCACTGTCGCCATGGCAGCCACTTTTACTGCCTCTGCTGAG ATTGTGATCCTGACTAAATACTGGACAAAGTTGAATGTAgcagctgtgtgtgtctctgtggtgATGTTCTTCATCTGCAGCAGGATCACCCACAGCAGTTTCCTCTTCCAGAGGTCGCCCAGCGACTATTACTTTCTAG GTGTGTCTGAGAGGGCCTTTGCAGATCCCGTCGTCTGGCTGACGGCTCTGCTCGCCGCCTGGACGGCCGTTCTGCCATCCTTCTCTGCCCACGCCTTCAGAGCAGTTCTCAACGCTCCAGACAAACACAAG GTTCACAGCACAGCCCCTCAAACCGTGGAGATGAGCTCAAAGTTCACAAGAAGGTCGCCTCTGCGCCGCTCCTCCTACGCCGTCTCTCAGGGGGAGGGGCCTGGCCGTGTCATCAACTCAGCAGTCTCCACCCGAAGTGcagtgatgatgatggatgAGAAGTCAGCTGCGACTAGTAAACCGGCTGGCTGA
- the LOC101165719 gene encoding phospholipid-transporting ATPase IC isoform X1, whose amino-acid sequence MVKDDSQSGFTWEARANGRGFHTARQKKSFLCFQWGRYAGNAVHSHKYSPLTFLPLTLFEQFHRAANLYFLLMVVLQCVPAISSIPWYITMIPLLVVLSVRAFKDLANDMARRRCDAAVNSRCCDVLISQSFRSAQWKDLCVGDILRISKDQVIPADLLLLCSSEPHSLCYVETADIDGETNLKYRQALSSTHIHLTCCPSEGALAAFDGVVQCEEPNDRLYVFRGHLLWRGECYHLENEHILLRGTVLRNTGFAYGLVVYSGTDCKIMRNCGKLKVKTARTEQVLNKMVIGIVLCLLLVALLLAVGNSVFSGGVMRQEGPLSAMVFNGNPAYSGFLVYWSYIILLSPAMPIALYITFEVIHTIHSRFIGWDLQLYWQPGDRPAEARNTSLNEELGQVGYLLSDKTGTLTQNRLLFRQCCIAGEIYGNGSVRAEEVEPMDLSWNPFSRGGLHMSAQSLVEKLRGHQCPASRQFFRALALCHTVMAEWKDETPVYQAASPDEEALVGAARELGWVFLRRTRDCVVVSELGVSHQYQLLALLDFTSRRRRMSVLVREPGGALNLYCKGADMVILERLQKNSPYLERTETALQVFAEACLRTLCVAVRSVPEASWEKWRKTLALCAVMATAERDTQLEKLYDEMEQDLQLLGVTAIEDRLQEGVPETICLLRKARIKVWVLTGDKKETAVNIGYSCKLLDPDARLLEWQDLRQILQSADPQVSFMKARQMELWATSKENAPAKVSLVFTGPELAEFEQKPEWGATFMNLAQQCQSVLCCRVTPAQKAEIVKLVRKHTDAITMSIGDGANDVNMIKTAHIGVGVAGVEGGQAVQNADFALSQFRFLQKLLLVHGRWSYRRISFFLRYFLFKTCSFALVHIWFGFFNGFSSQSLYETWFIALYTVCYTAAPVMCVAIFEQDVSAETSLELPELYRSGQQQELSGPLQLCLSLLHAVYTSLVLFFVSFGVFYNTAYDYQTMAITVAMAATFTASAEIVILTKYWTKLNVAAVCVSVVMFFICSRITHSSFLFQRSPSDYYFLGVSERAFADPVVWLTALLAAWTAVLPSFSAHAFRAVLNAPDKHKVHSTAPQTVEMSSKFTRRSPLRRSSYAVSQGEGPGRVINSAVSTRSAVMMMDEKSAATSKPAG is encoded by the exons ATGGTTAAGGACGATTCTCAATCAG GTTTCACATGGGAGGCGAGAGCAAACGGCCGGGGCTTCCACACAGCCAGACAGAAGAAATCCTTCCTCTGCTTCCAATGGGGGCGATATGCA GGCAACGCGGTGCACAGTCATAAATACTCCCCCCTGACCTTCCTGCCCCTGACGCTGTTCGAGCAGTTCCACAGAGCTGCCAATCTCTATTTCCTCCTCATGGTGGTGCTGCAG TGTGTCCCGGCCATCTCATCCATACCGTGGTACATCACCATGATCCCGTTGCTCGTCGTCCTCTCTGTCAGGGCCTTCAAAGACCTCGCCAACGACATG GCCAGAAGACGCTGTGATGCTGCGGTGAACTCTCGGTGCTGTGATGTCCTCATCTCCCAAAG tTTCAGATCAGCTCAGTGGAAAGACTTGTGTGTTGGAGACATTCTGCGGATCAGCAAAGACCAAGTCATCCCC GCAGACCTTCTGcttctctgcagctctgagcCTCACAGCTTATGTTACGTGGAGACGGCCGACATTGACGG AGAGACCAACCTGAAGTACCGACAGGCCCTCTCCTCCACACACATCCATCTGACCTGCTGCCCATCAGAGGGCGCTCTTGCTGCTTTTGATG GTGTTGTGCAGTGCGAAGAACCCAACGACCGCCTGTACGTTTTCCGAGGTCATCTGCTGTGGCGGGGGGAGTGTTATCACCTGGAGAACGAGCACATCCTCCTTAGGGGAACCGTTCTGCGTAACACAGGCTTTGCTTACGGCCTGGTCGTGTACTCGG GCACAGACTGTAAGATAATGAGGAACTGCGGGAAACTGAAAGTAAAGACGGCACGAACCGAGCAAGTTCTCAACAAAATGGTCATCGGG ATAGTCCTGTGTCTGCTCCTGGTGGCTCTACTCCTCGCCGTTGGCAACAGCGTGTTTTCAGGCGGGGTCATGCGGCAGGAGGGGCCTCTGTCTGCGATGGTGTTTAACGGCAATCCAGCCTACTCAGGATTCCTGGTCTACTGGAGCTACATCATCCTCCTGAGTCCCGCCATGCCCATCGCGCTCTATATCAC GTTCGAGGTGATCCACACCATCCACAGCCGCTTCATCGGCTGGGACCTGCAGCTGTACTGGCAGCCGGGAGACAGACCGGCAGAGGCCAGGAACACCTCGCTGAACGAGGAGCTGGGCCAGGTGGGATACCTGCTGAGTGATAAAACGGGGACGCTTACACAGAACCGACTGCTCTTCAGACAGTGCTGCATTGCCGGCGAGATCTACG GCAACGGCTCAGTCAGGGCAGAAGAAGTGGAG CCCATGGATTTGAGCTGGAACCCGTTCTCGCGCGGAGGCCTGCACATGTCTGCCCAAAGCCTTGTGGAGAAGCTCCGAGGACACCAGTGTCCAGCCAGCAGGCAGTTCTTCAGGGCTCTGGCCTTGTGCCACACGGTCATGGCAGAGTGGAAGGACG AGACTCCTGTCTATCAGGCCGCCTCCCCAGATGAGGAGGCTCTGGTGGGTGCAGCCAGGGAACTGGGCTGGGTCTTCCTGCGCAGGACCAGGGACTGCGTGGTGGTCTCTGAGCTGGGCGTCTCTCATCAGTATCAGCTGCTGGCTTTGTTAGACTTTACCAGCAGAAGGAGACGCATGTCTGTGCTCG TGCGGGAACCGGGGGGGGCATTAAACCTTTACTGCAAGGGGGCAGACATGGTGATTCTGGAGCGCCTTCAGAAAAACTCCCCATATCtggaaagaactgaaacagCTCTGCAG GTGTTTGCTGAGGCCTGCCTGAGGACGCTGTGCGTCGCGGTTCGGTCCGTTCCTGAAGCATCATGGGAGAAGTGGAGGAAAACTCTGGCTTTGTGTGCTGTCATGGCAACTGCTGAGCGTGACACGCAGTTGGAGAAGCTGTACGATGAGATGGAGCAAGATCTGCAG ctcctgGGGGTAACAGCAATTGAAGACCGGCTTCAAGAGGGTGTTCCTGAAACCATCTGTCTTCTTCGGAAGGCCAGAATTAAAGTATGGGTGCTGACTGGGGACAAAAAAG AAACTGCCGTAAACATTGGATACTCGTGTAAACTGCTGGATCCGGATGCCAGGCTGTTGGAATGGCAGGACCTCAG ACAGATACTCCAGTCAGCAGATCCACAGGTCAGCTTCATGAAGGCCAGGCAGATGGAGCTGTGGGCCACCAGCAAAGAGAACGCTCCAGCGAAGGTTTCTCTGGTCTTCACCGGGCCTGAGCTG GCGGAGTTTGAGCAGAAACCAGAGTGGGGGGCCACTTTCATGAACCTGGCACAGCAGTGTCAGTCTGTTCTGTGCTGCCGGGTCACGCCTGCTCAGAAAGCTGAAATTGTAAAGTTGGTCCGGAAACACACAGACGCCATCACCATGTCCATCGGAGACGGCGCCAATGACGTCAACATGATTAAGA CGGCCCACATTGGAGTGGGAGTGGCAGGCGTTGAAGGAGGTCAGGCAGTGCAGAATGCCGACTTTGCCCTGTCTCAGTTCAGGTTTTTGCAGAAGTTGCTGCTGGTTCATGGCCGCTGGTCCTACCGTCGCATTTCCTTCTTCCTACGCTACTTCCTGTTCAAGACCTGTAGCTTTGCTCTCGTGCACATTTGGTTTGGCTTCTTCAACGGCTTCAGCTCGCAG TCTCTGTATGAGACCTGGTTCATCGCGCTCTACACAGTCTGCTACACGGCCGCACCTGTCATGTGCGTGGCTATTTTTGAACAG GATGTGAGTGCAGAGACCAGCCTCGAGCTGCCGGAGCTGTACAGGAGTGGACAGCAGCAGGAGCTTTCTGGacctctgcagctctgtctgtctTTGCTGCATGCCGTCTACACGTCGCTCGTCCTCTTCTTTGTCTCGTTTGGAGTTTTTTACAACACAGCCTACGACTACCAGACCATGGCCATCACTGTCGCCATGGCAGCCACTTTTACTGCCTCTGCTGAG ATTGTGATCCTGACTAAATACTGGACAAAGTTGAATGTAgcagctgtgtgtgtctctgtggtgATGTTCTTCATCTGCAGCAGGATCACCCACAGCAGTTTCCTCTTCCAGAGGTCGCCCAGCGACTATTACTTTCTAG GTGTGTCTGAGAGGGCCTTTGCAGATCCCGTCGTCTGGCTGACGGCTCTGCTCGCCGCCTGGACGGCCGTTCTGCCATCCTTCTCTGCCCACGCCTTCAGAGCAGTTCTCAACGCTCCAGACAAACACAAG GTTCACAGCACAGCCCCTCAAACCGTGGAGATGAGCTCAAAGTTCACAAGAAGGTCGCCTCTGCGCCGCTCCTCCTACGCCGTCTCTCAGGGGGAGGGGCCTGGCCGTGTCATCAACTCAGCAGTCTCCACCCGAAGTGcagtgatgatgatggatgAGAAGTCAGCTGCGACTAGTAAACCGGCTGGCTGA